In a single window of the Chondrocystis sp. NIES-4102 genome:
- a CDS encoding dTDP-4-dehydrorhamnose reductase → MKKILVTGASGFLGWNLCQIAQKNWQVFGTYLSNVVKIPGATIYQSDLTDFNTVEQLFKNIRPDAVIHTAAASKPNYCETHREESYAINVTASINIARLCGEYQIPCAFTSTDLVFDGKNPVYQESDRVSPICYYGEQKVIAEEKMSEIYSAIALCRMPLMFGLASPVAASFIQGMISNLQAGKEINLFIDEFRTPASAPTAANGLLLAIEKQVQGILHLGGKERISRYDFGLLLGDIWQLPTELIKPCKQADVAMVAPRLGVAHASRSPDTSLDSSKAFALGYQPLSLKAELRAIKNHQ, encoded by the coding sequence ATGAAAAAAATACTAGTTACAGGAGCAAGCGGTTTTTTAGGTTGGAATTTATGCCAAATTGCACAAAAGAATTGGCAAGTATTTGGAACTTATTTAAGTAATGTAGTAAAGATACCTGGGGCAACTATATATCAAAGTGATCTAACGGATTTTAATACTGTAGAACAACTATTTAAAAATATCCGTCCCGATGCCGTAATTCACACCGCAGCAGCTTCTAAACCTAATTATTGCGAAACTCACCGCGAAGAATCCTATGCTATTAATGTTACAGCCTCAATAAATATTGCACGTCTATGTGGTGAATATCAAATACCTTGTGCTTTTACCTCAACAGATCTAGTTTTTGATGGCAAAAATCCTGTTTACCAAGAAAGCGATCGCGTTTCTCCGATCTGTTATTATGGCGAACAAAAAGTAATAGCCGAAGAAAAAATGAGCGAAATATACAGTGCGATCGCTCTATGCAGAATGCCTTTGATGTTTGGTTTAGCAAGTCCTGTAGCTGCTAGTTTTATTCAGGGGATGATTAGTAATCTCCAAGCAGGTAAAGAAATAAATTTATTTATCGATGAATTTCGTACCCCAGCCAGTGCGCCAACTGCTGCTAATGGATTACTTTTAGCCATAGAAAAACAAGTACAAGGCATCTTACACCTAGGAGGCAAGGAAAGAATATCTCGTTACGATTTTGGCTTACTCTTAGGGGATATATGGCAATTACCAACAGAATTAATTAAACCCTGTAAACAAGCAGATGTAGCAATGGTTGCACCGCGATTGGGCGTAGCCCACGCTTCGCGATCGCCTGATACCTCTTTAGATAGCAGTAAAGCATTCGCCTTGGGATATCAACCCCTATCTTTAAAAGCCGAGTTGAGGGCAATTAAAAACCATCAATAA
- a CDS encoding argininosuccinate synthase has product MGRAEKVVLAYSGGVDTTVCIPYLMNEWGVKEVITLAADLGQGDELGPIQQKALKCGAVESLVVDATESFVTDYAFPAIKANTLYENRYPLSTALARPLIAKLLVEAAEKHGADAVAHGCTGKGNDQVRFDVGIMALNPDLKVLAPAREWGMSREEAISYGEKFGLEFPVKKSSPYSIDRNLLGRSIEAGPLEDPMTEPPEEIFVMTSAIALTPDEPEYITIGFEQGLPVSLNDQQLSPVDLITRLNELAGKHGIGRIDMLENRVVGIKSREIYEAPALLVLIAAHRDLESLTLTADITQYKRGIEQTYGELIYRGLWYSPLKAALDAFIDKTQERVTGQVRVKLFKGNAIIVGRQSDNSIYAPDLATYGAEDEFDHKAAEGFIYIWGLPTRVWSQKTRK; this is encoded by the coding sequence ATGGGACGTGCCGAAAAAGTTGTCTTAGCCTATTCAGGTGGAGTAGATACCACCGTATGTATTCCTTATTTAATGAATGAGTGGGGAGTCAAAGAAGTAATTACCTTAGCTGCTGATTTAGGACAGGGAGATGAACTTGGCCCAATTCAGCAAAAAGCTTTAAAATGTGGTGCTGTAGAATCCTTAGTGGTGGATGCTACCGAAAGTTTTGTTACAGATTATGCTTTTCCTGCGATCAAAGCCAATACACTCTATGAAAATCGCTATCCCCTATCCACTGCCTTAGCCCGTCCTCTCATTGCCAAATTATTGGTTGAAGCTGCCGAAAAACATGGTGCTGATGCAGTTGCTCATGGTTGCACGGGGAAAGGAAACGATCAAGTACGCTTTGATGTAGGGATCATGGCTTTAAACCCCGATCTAAAAGTATTAGCCCCTGCTAGAGAGTGGGGAATGAGTCGGGAAGAAGCGATTTCCTATGGTGAAAAGTTTGGTTTAGAATTCCCTGTTAAAAAATCCTCCCCCTATAGTATCGATCGCAATTTACTTGGTCGTAGTATAGAAGCAGGACCTTTAGAAGATCCCATGACTGAGCCACCCGAAGAAATCTTTGTAATGACCAGCGCGATCGCCCTTACTCCTGATGAACCTGAATATATTACCATTGGGTTTGAACAAGGTTTGCCTGTAAGTCTCAATGATCAACAACTTTCACCCGTCGATCTAATTACTAGATTAAATGAACTAGCAGGTAAACACGGTATCGGACGTATTGATATGTTGGAAAACCGTGTTGTAGGGATTAAATCACGGGAAATTTATGAAGCACCAGCCTTATTAGTATTAATTGCTGCTCATCGTGATTTGGAAAGCTTAACCCTCACTGCTGATATTACTCAATATAAGCGCGGTATAGAACAAACCTATGGCGAATTGATCTATCGTGGTTTGTGGTATAGCCCCCTCAAAGCAGCTTTAGACGCATTTATAGATAAGACACAAGAAAGGGTTACAGGACAAGTAAGAGTAAAATTATTTAAAGGCAATGCGATTATTGTCGGTCGTCAATCGGATAATTCTATCTATGCTCCAGATTTAGCAACTTATGGCGCAGAAGATGAATTTGACCACAAAGCAGCAGAAGGCTTTATATATATTTGGGGTCTACCTACTAGAGTTTGGTCTCAAAAAACCAGAAAATAA